Proteins found in one Sporosarcina sp. FSL K6-3457 genomic segment:
- the hflK gene encoding FtsH protease activity modulator HflK gives MGTKRILMTLGMAIAGVLLVIIAFTTWYTVDESEQAMVVTFGKAGAPVTDSGLHFKLPWPIQSAEILSKETFSLQFGFKQDKGGELVSYDKETKMITGDEYIVLADLNVQWKIIEPQKYLFNATNPEEILHDATSASIRSIIGSSQIDAALTDGKAEIEAQTRELLTALIDKYDIGIGIQGVQLQDVELPNAEVRAAFTAVTDARETKESKKNEAQKYVNQKMSEAKGEVEAIKSVAVGQKTARIEQAIGDVALFKDLHAEYATNKEITRQRLILETLEQVLPKTKIYIMNDQGETVKYLPLQQLENQTPPVTEPKTEGGSN, from the coding sequence ATGGGGACTAAACGAATTTTAATGACACTTGGTATGGCGATAGCTGGTGTGCTGCTAGTCATCATTGCTTTTACAACCTGGTATACCGTTGATGAATCAGAACAGGCTATGGTTGTTACTTTTGGGAAGGCGGGTGCACCCGTAACGGATTCTGGACTACATTTTAAACTGCCGTGGCCGATTCAAAGTGCTGAAATCTTGTCGAAAGAGACATTTAGTTTGCAGTTTGGATTTAAGCAAGATAAGGGTGGCGAACTCGTTTCGTATGATAAAGAAACGAAAATGATTACGGGGGATGAATATATTGTTCTAGCAGACTTAAATGTTCAATGGAAAATTATTGAGCCCCAGAAGTATTTATTTAATGCAACAAATCCGGAAGAGATTTTACATGATGCCACTTCAGCATCCATTCGTTCTATCATAGGTAGTTCCCAAATAGATGCCGCGTTAACAGATGGTAAGGCGGAAATTGAAGCACAAACAAGGGAGTTATTAACGGCACTGATTGATAAATATGATATTGGAATCGGCATACAAGGTGTTCAGTTACAGGATGTTGAGCTGCCAAATGCGGAAGTTCGTGCTGCATTTACTGCGGTGACAGATGCACGTGAAACGAAAGAATCCAAAAAAAATGAAGCGCAAAAATATGTCAATCAGAAGATGAGTGAGGCAAAAGGGGAAGTTGAAGCGATTAAATCGGTGGCAGTTGGACAAAAAACGGCCCGTATTGAACAGGCAATTGGGGATGTAGCACTGTTTAAGGATCTCCATGCTGAATATGCCACAAATAAAGAGATTACGCGTCAGCGTCTAATCCTTGAGACACTTGAGCAAGTGTTGCCAAAAACTAAAATTTACATTATGAATGATCAGGGAGAAACGGTGAAATATTTACCACTACAGCAATTGGAAAACCAGACACCTCCAGTAACAGAGCCGAAAACAGAAGGAGGGAGTAACTAA
- the coaE gene encoding dephospho-CoA kinase (Dephospho-CoA kinase (CoaE) performs the final step in coenzyme A biosynthesis.): MIIGLTGSIASGKSTVSAMLRKKGFPIVDADEIARLVVKPGSPVLLEISRQFGVDIIKEDGSLNREKLGGRIFGDAEEREKLNGIIHPAIRQEMLRQKEEWLLRGASTVIMDIPLLFESKLQSFVDKIIVVSVTPEVQKTRLIARNVLSQEEAEARIGSQLPMEVKEQCADAVLSNNGTEEETEKQLENVLMEWQVNP, from the coding sequence ATGATTATTGGTTTGACAGGTAGTATTGCCAGTGGGAAAAGCACGGTATCTGCCATGCTACGAAAAAAAGGATTTCCAATTGTGGATGCGGACGAAATTGCCAGGCTTGTTGTTAAGCCTGGCAGTCCTGTTTTACTTGAAATCAGTCGCCAGTTCGGGGTGGACATTATTAAAGAGGATGGCTCACTAAACCGTGAGAAACTAGGTGGACGCATCTTTGGCGATGCTGAGGAGCGGGAAAAGTTGAACGGTATTATCCATCCAGCTATACGACAAGAAATGCTAAGACAAAAGGAAGAGTGGTTATTACGTGGGGCAAGCACAGTCATTATGGATATCCCATTGTTGTTTGAAAGTAAGCTCCAATCCTTCGTCGATAAAATCATTGTAGTATCTGTTACACCAGAAGTCCAAAAAACACGGCTTATTGCTCGAAATGTGTTATCGCAAGAAGAAGCTGAGGCGCGAATTGGCTCGCAGCTGCCTATGGAGGTTAAGGAGCAGTGTGCTGACGCTGTTTTATCGAATAATGGAACGGAAGAAGAAACAGAGAAACAGCTCGAAAATGTACTAATGGAGTGGCAAGTTAATCCTTGA
- the polA gene encoding DNA polymerase I encodes MTTKKIVLLDGNSLAYRAFFALPLLTNDNGIHTNAVYGFTMMLQNILADEKPTHILVAWDAGKTTFRHTTYGEYKGGRQKTPPELSEQFPYLRKLLDAYQIPQYELDQYEADDIIGTLSKTGDADQAEVVVISGDKDLTQLASGHTTVYITRKGMTDIEKYTPEHVREKYGIEPHQIIDMKGLMGDASDNIPGVPGVGEKTALKLLIEYGSIENVYQSLDKITAKKLNENLTNNEAQAFMSKMLATIEVEAPITVTLDDLAYGGPDMDEVAAIYQELKFKTLLEKIAPQAAEEPQVAIDVTIVSDLTQADLTDDMVVHIEMMDENYLTADILGISLADAMGTQFVPLHVAKESAAFQAWLKDPAKKKYASDSKAAIAALAREGLEADGFEFDFLLATYIVNPSTTYTDVASIAREFGYMDVQQDEVVYGKGAKKAVPTEEVIAEHASRKAQAIWQLRPVIEEKLKENDQYDLYHELELPLAKILSKMESTGVKTDLATLQEIGVGLTAKLKELEAAIYEAAGDKFNINSPKQLGVILFEKIGLTPIKKTKTGYSTAADVLEKLEGEHEIISLILTYRQLGKLNSTYIEGLSKEIHEDGKIHTRFQQALTTTGRLSSINPNLQNIPVRLEEGRKIRAAFVPSEPGWYLFAADYSQIELRVLAHMSQDAKMIEAFRVGMDIHTQTAMDVFGVEKESVTSDMRRAAKAVNFGIVYGISDYGLSQNLDITRKDAAKFIDTYLGSFPGVKQYMADIVTDAKQKGYVTTLMNRRRYLPEITSSNFNLRSFAERTAMNTPIQGSAADIIKKAMIDMAKRLEEEGLQTRMLLQVHDELIFEAPEDEIEKLKEIVPEVMESALALDVPLKVDWAFGLSWYETK; translated from the coding sequence ATGACGACAAAGAAAATTGTACTATTGGACGGTAACAGTTTGGCTTATCGCGCCTTTTTTGCCTTGCCTTTATTAACAAATGATAACGGAATCCATACGAACGCGGTATACGGTTTTACGATGATGCTACAAAACATTCTAGCAGATGAAAAGCCAACCCATATACTAGTGGCATGGGATGCGGGGAAAACGACATTTAGGCATACAACATATGGGGAATATAAGGGAGGACGTCAGAAGACGCCGCCTGAATTATCCGAGCAGTTCCCTTATTTACGTAAGCTGTTGGATGCGTATCAGATTCCGCAATATGAATTAGACCAGTATGAGGCAGATGACATCATCGGTACGTTGAGTAAAACGGGCGACGCAGATCAAGCGGAAGTTGTAGTCATTTCGGGTGATAAGGACTTGACGCAACTGGCGAGTGGTCATACGACGGTGTATATCACTCGTAAAGGGATGACGGATATTGAGAAATATACACCTGAACATGTACGGGAGAAATACGGCATTGAGCCGCATCAAATCATTGATATGAAAGGGTTGATGGGTGATGCATCCGACAATATTCCAGGTGTTCCAGGTGTAGGTGAGAAGACAGCTCTTAAGCTGTTAATCGAATACGGTTCGATTGAAAATGTCTACCAATCGCTCGATAAAATTACGGCCAAAAAGTTGAATGAGAATTTGACGAATAATGAAGCGCAGGCATTTATGAGCAAAATGCTGGCAACGATTGAAGTCGAGGCACCTATTACCGTTACGTTAGATGATTTGGCGTATGGCGGACCTGATATGGATGAAGTAGCTGCCATTTACCAAGAACTAAAATTCAAAACACTGTTAGAAAAAATCGCACCACAAGCGGCGGAAGAACCACAAGTTGCGATTGACGTGACAATCGTCAGTGACTTGACGCAAGCAGATTTGACAGATGACATGGTTGTCCATATTGAAATGATGGATGAAAACTACTTAACAGCAGATATTCTTGGGATTAGCCTAGCTGATGCAATGGGTACGCAGTTTGTCCCGTTACATGTTGCTAAGGAGTCCGCTGCGTTCCAAGCGTGGTTAAAAGATCCGGCTAAGAAGAAATATGCATCAGACTCAAAAGCGGCCATTGCGGCACTTGCTCGTGAAGGGCTGGAAGCAGACGGGTTTGAATTCGACTTTCTGTTAGCGACATATATTGTCAATCCGTCGACGACGTATACAGATGTAGCCTCAATTGCACGTGAGTTTGGTTATATGGATGTCCAGCAGGATGAAGTGGTCTATGGCAAAGGTGCTAAGAAAGCAGTACCAACCGAAGAAGTTATCGCAGAACATGCTAGCCGCAAAGCACAAGCGATTTGGCAGCTCCGTCCGGTGATCGAAGAAAAATTGAAAGAAAACGACCAATACGATTTGTACCACGAACTCGAATTACCGCTTGCCAAAATTCTGAGTAAAATGGAATCCACGGGCGTGAAGACTGACTTAGCAACACTGCAAGAAATCGGCGTTGGTTTGACTGCTAAGCTAAAGGAACTGGAAGCAGCTATTTACGAAGCGGCTGGTGACAAGTTCAACATTAATTCACCGAAACAGCTTGGTGTTATTCTGTTTGAAAAAATAGGGCTCACGCCAATTAAAAAGACCAAAACGGGGTATTCAACGGCGGCAGACGTCTTGGAAAAGCTCGAAGGCGAACATGAAATCATTAGTTTGATTTTAACGTATCGTCAATTAGGTAAATTGAATTCAACATATATTGAAGGGTTATCGAAAGAAATTCATGAGGATGGGAAGATCCATACGCGCTTCCAGCAAGCACTGACAACAACAGGCCGCCTTAGCTCCATTAACCCGAACTTGCAAAACATTCCTGTTCGTTTGGAAGAGGGCAGGAAAATTCGGGCAGCATTTGTGCCATCAGAACCCGGTTGGTATTTATTTGCAGCGGATTATTCTCAAATTGAGTTGCGTGTACTTGCCCATATGTCGCAGGACGCGAAGATGATTGAAGCATTTCGCGTAGGTATGGATATTCATACGCAAACAGCAATGGATGTGTTTGGAGTCGAAAAGGAATCGGTCACTTCCGATATGCGCCGTGCTGCAAAAGCAGTTAACTTTGGAATTGTTTATGGTATTAGTGATTATGGCTTGTCTCAGAACTTGGATATTACCCGAAAAGATGCGGCTAAATTCATTGATACCTATCTGGGTAGCTTCCCAGGTGTCAAACAGTACATGGCTGATATCGTTACGGATGCAAAGCAGAAAGGCTATGTGACGACACTTATGAATCGTCGGCGCTATTTACCGGAAATCACGAGCTCAAATTTCAACTTGCGTAGCTTCGCAGAACGAACAGCTATGAACACGCCTATCCAAGGAAGTGCCGCAGATATTATTAAGAAAGCCATGATAGATATGGCGAAAAGACTTGAGGAGGAAGGGTTGCAGACGCGCATGCTCCTGCAAGTACATGATGAATTGATTTTTGAAGCGCCAGAAGATGAAATTGAAAAACTAAAAGAAATTGTACCGGAAGTGATGGAATCTGCACTTGCACTCGACGTGCCACTAAAAGTCGATTGGGCATTTGGATTGTCTTGGTACGAAACAAAGTGA
- the hflC gene encoding protease modulator HflC: protein MANDKNPFKSIEEKFQEKYRTKQAQGESKVAGTIPPTKKPIEVKKYAKLALILTAIFVVAVILVANMFIVKENEYRIVRQFGEITRIVEEPGINMKIPFIQSVTSLPKNQMVYNVSESEINTKDKKRIIIDNYAIWKITDARKMISNARNIVNAEQRMGEFIYSVVLSELGQLTYVEVINDDKGEDNKSSRGDLNDRVTERVNELLNEGNFGIEVVDVRMKRIDLPQENEQSIYTRMISERQSIAQTYLSEGDAEKLSKQADTDREVTQMLATANKDAALIHAEGEAEAAKIYNDAFSKDPEFYNLYRTLQSYSKTIGEDTMIILPADSPYAKVLTGYFE from the coding sequence ATGGCTAATGATAAAAACCCATTTAAAAGTATAGAAGAAAAGTTTCAGGAAAAATATCGTACGAAACAAGCGCAAGGTGAATCGAAAGTAGCGGGTACTATTCCGCCGACCAAAAAGCCCATTGAAGTAAAGAAATATGCTAAACTGGCACTTATTTTAACAGCTATCTTTGTCGTTGCAGTTATTTTGGTTGCCAATATGTTCATTGTGAAAGAAAATGAGTACCGTATCGTTCGGCAGTTCGGTGAAATTACACGTATTGTAGAAGAGCCAGGCATCAATATGAAGATTCCATTTATCCAAAGCGTGACATCTCTTCCTAAAAATCAAATGGTGTACAATGTCTCCGAATCGGAAATTAATACAAAGGATAAGAAACGGATTATTATTGATAACTATGCCATCTGGAAAATTACCGACGCTAGAAAGATGATTTCCAACGCCCGTAATATTGTTAACGCAGAGCAGCGCATGGGGGAATTTATCTACTCGGTCGTTTTGTCGGAGTTAGGGCAGTTAACCTATGTAGAAGTCATTAACGATGATAAAGGTGAAGATAATAAATCTTCTCGTGGTGACTTAAATGATCGTGTTACAGAACGTGTGAACGAATTGTTAAATGAGGGGAATTTCGGGATTGAAGTTGTCGATGTTCGCATGAAACGAATTGATCTGCCGCAAGAAAACGAACAATCCATTTATACACGAATGATTTCAGAGCGTCAATCGATTGCGCAAACGTATCTTTCAGAAGGGGATGCAGAAAAGCTTTCGAAACAAGCGGATACGGATCGCGAAGTGACTCAAATGTTAGCAACAGCTAACAAAGATGCGGCTCTTATTCATGCAGAGGGGGAAGCGGAAGCTGCTAAAATCTATAATGATGCATTTTCCAAAGACCCTGAGTTTTACAATCTATACCGCACACTGCAGTCATATAGTAAAACAATTGGTGAAGATACAATGATTATTTTGCCAGCTGATTCACCGTATGCGAAAGTATTGACGGGATATTTTGAGTAA
- the pnpS gene encoding two-component system histidine kinase PnpS gives MKSLYSRLVIACAILLSVLLTGLGIVLGQFFPLFSENSNLILQRQYWFFLILTLVIAFVLSLLIATRMMIQYARPIDEMTKITSRIAHGDYLARIQTSESEYDNDLAKGINKIASNLQEMSTMQIMEKERLKTLIESMGSGLLMFGRGGTVNLLNEVFKTTFGLSENEVVGKTFKDIGLPIAIENLIEDVFMTEQVRAEQVRIDISDHPSYMSVHGAPVIGRHGNWLGIVVVIHDITELIRLEEVRKDFVANVSHELRTPITSIKGFTETLLDGAMHEPAIMKEFLGIIQKESDRLHLLIDDLLELSGMEREGFSLMYSPVNVKDMIGDAMDVVSRSMERKKMNIVAEIPEGLIIDADADRLMQVMVNLLSNAINYSKEETTVTVAVTHDMNEAVITIRDQGIGIEQSELPRLFERFYRVDRARSRDSGGTGLGLAIVKHLVEIHGGCVEVDSTIGVGTTFCVHLPILHNK, from the coding sequence ATGAAAAGTCTCTATTCGCGTCTTGTTATCGCTTGTGCTATTCTTCTTTCTGTATTATTAACTGGCCTTGGCATCGTTCTAGGTCAGTTTTTCCCATTATTTTCGGAAAATAGTAATCTTATATTACAACGACAATATTGGTTTTTTCTGATTTTGACGTTAGTAATTGCTTTTGTTTTATCTTTACTCATAGCGACAAGAATGATGATCCAATATGCTCGTCCAATCGATGAAATGACCAAAATAACCTCTCGAATTGCACATGGAGATTATTTAGCAAGGATACAGACGAGTGAATCGGAGTATGACAATGATTTAGCAAAGGGCATTAACAAAATAGCAAGCAATTTGCAGGAAATGTCCACAATGCAAATCATGGAAAAAGAGCGCTTGAAAACATTGATTGAAAGTATGGGAAGTGGTCTTCTCATGTTTGGTCGTGGAGGAACGGTTAATCTACTCAATGAAGTATTTAAAACAACATTTGGATTATCGGAAAATGAGGTTGTTGGCAAGACTTTTAAAGATATTGGCTTACCGATTGCGATTGAAAATTTGATTGAAGATGTTTTTATGACAGAGCAAGTGCGTGCTGAACAGGTGCGGATTGATATAAGTGACCACCCGTCTTATATGAGTGTGCACGGTGCACCTGTTATTGGGCGCCATGGAAATTGGCTAGGGATTGTGGTGGTTATCCATGATATTACGGAGCTTATACGACTTGAAGAGGTGAGGAAAGACTTCGTAGCCAATGTTTCCCACGAATTACGCACACCTATTACATCCATTAAAGGTTTTACAGAAACATTATTAGATGGTGCAATGCATGAGCCTGCTATTATGAAAGAATTTCTCGGGATTATTCAGAAGGAAAGTGACCGTTTACATTTGCTCATTGATGATTTACTAGAATTATCGGGCATGGAAAGGGAAGGCTTTTCGCTGATGTATTCGCCTGTTAATGTGAAGGACATGATAGGAGATGCGATGGATGTCGTTTCTAGAAGCATGGAACGTAAGAAGATGAATATCGTAGCCGAGATACCTGAAGGCTTGATCATTGATGCTGATGCCGATCGCTTGATGCAAGTGATGGTTAATCTGTTATCGAATGCTATTAATTATTCCAAAGAAGAGACGACAGTGACAGTTGCGGTTACACATGATATGAATGAAGCTGTAATAACGATTCGCGATCAAGGGATTGGCATTGAGCAATCAGAATTACCACGGTTATTCGAGCGGTTTTATCGTGTGGATCGTGCGAGAAGCCGTGATTCAGGTGGAACAGGTTTGGGTCTCGCGATTGTCAAACACCTTGTGGAAATTCATGGAGGCTGTGTTGAAGTGGATAGTACGATTGGTGTGGGGACTACATTTTGTGTTCATTTGCCTATATTACACAACAAGTGA
- the mutM gene encoding bifunctional DNA-formamidopyrimidine glycosylase/DNA-(apurinic or apyrimidinic site) lyase, with product MPELPEVEGVVRALAPIATGRTICEVTVSDTVIQSKQLGKEAVLKGITTEDFAIDLVGMTIVNVTRRSKYIYFHLIKDGNTCLLVSHLGMSGAWFMVNSVEDITETKFRKHVHVILTMDDGGLLVYSDIRRFGELRLIGCEADHPPLLKMAPEPFAEEACQHFLDMAATSKYARKAIKDVIMDGHVISGCGNIYATEALFKMNMHPARTAERVSLARKKELFQVIVDVLLEGIDAGGSSISDYRNIDGQAGTMQDRLKMYGRKVCLLCGTATASLKIAGRTSVYCPTCQK from the coding sequence ATGCCAGAATTACCAGAAGTAGAAGGGGTTGTCCGTGCGCTTGCACCTATCGCAACAGGCAGGACAATCTGTGAAGTAACCGTTTCGGATACCGTAATACAGTCTAAGCAACTCGGTAAAGAAGCGGTGCTGAAAGGAATCACAACAGAAGATTTTGCAATCGATTTGGTAGGCATGACGATTGTCAATGTCACGCGCCGTAGTAAATACATTTACTTTCACCTGATAAAAGACGGTAATACCTGTCTTCTCGTCAGTCATTTGGGAATGTCGGGCGCATGGTTCATGGTCAACTCCGTTGAAGACATTACGGAAACTAAATTTCGCAAGCATGTTCATGTTATTTTGACGATGGATGACGGGGGATTGCTTGTTTATTCCGATATACGAAGATTTGGCGAGCTCAGGCTTATCGGTTGTGAGGCAGATCACCCGCCTCTATTAAAAATGGCGCCTGAGCCGTTTGCGGAAGAGGCCTGTCAGCACTTTTTAGACATGGCCGCTACATCAAAGTATGCGCGCAAGGCGATTAAAGACGTCATCATGGATGGGCATGTGATTTCAGGTTGCGGCAATATTTATGCGACAGAAGCGTTATTCAAGATGAATATGCATCCTGCAAGAACAGCTGAACGGGTTAGTTTGGCCCGGAAAAAAGAGTTGTTCCAAGTAATTGTGGATGTACTACTAGAGGGCATTGATGCGGGTGGTAGTTCGATTTCGGATTATCGCAATATTGATGGACAGGCAGGGACGATGCAAGACCGCCTGAAAATGTATGGTCGGAAAGTATGCTTACTATGTGGTACGGCAACAGCGAGCTTGAAAATTGCTGGCAGGACATCGGTTTATTGTCCAACGTGTCAGAAGTGA
- the nrdR gene encoding transcriptional regulator NrdR, with protein MKCPACQYNGTRVIDSRPAEENRSIRRRRECEQCAFRFTTFEKVEETPLIVVKKDGSREEYSGEKVLRGLIRACEKRPVSLEDLKTIVYSIEKDLRSAGVVEINSDEVGEMVMKLLADVDEVAYVRFASVYREYKDVTVFIEELQNLQQRSKK; from the coding sequence ATGAAATGTCCAGCTTGCCAGTACAATGGCACCCGGGTCATCGATTCCAGGCCAGCCGAAGAGAATCGATCGATTCGGCGTCGCAGGGAATGTGAGCAATGTGCGTTCCGATTTACGACATTTGAAAAAGTGGAGGAAACACCACTAATTGTCGTTAAGAAGGATGGATCACGGGAAGAATATAGCGGAGAAAAAGTATTAAGAGGCTTGATTCGTGCATGTGAAAAACGCCCAGTCTCTCTTGAGGATTTAAAGACAATTGTTTATTCAATTGAAAAAGACTTGAGAAGTGCAGGCGTTGTGGAGATCAATTCTGACGAAGTCGGAGAAATGGTCATGAAATTATTAGCAGATGTTGATGAGGTGGCGTATGTGCGATTTGCATCCGTGTATCGTGAATATAAAGATGTGACGGTTTTCATCGAAGAGCTACAAAATTTACAACAACGTTCGAAAAAATAA
- a CDS encoding glyceraldehyde-3-phosphate dehydrogenase, giving the protein MTTSIAINGFGRIGRMVFRQMITEEDVTIVAVNAMYAPETLAHLLKYDTNHGPFDGEIIAEEHALVVNGKRVFIVSDRNPANLPWKELGVDIVIEATGKFNARDKAALHLEAGAKKVIISAPGTNEDVTIVLGVNDDKLNIEKHAIISNASCTTNCLAPVAKVLNDAFGIENGLMTTVHAFTNDQKNLDNPHKDLRRARACAQSIIPTSTGAAKALSLVLPELEGKIHGLALRVPTPNVSLVDLVVDVEKDVTVDMVNEAFQQASVGAMAGILRFTTEPLVSIDFNTTTDSAIIDGLSTIVMGNRKIKVLAWYDNEWGYSARVVDLTKKVAKALKTVVNA; this is encoded by the coding sequence ATGACTACTTCTATAGCGATTAACGGGTTTGGACGGATTGGACGGATGGTTTTCCGCCAAATGATCACCGAGGAAGATGTTACAATCGTAGCGGTGAACGCGATGTATGCACCAGAAACTCTTGCCCATCTACTAAAATATGATACGAATCATGGACCATTTGATGGTGAAATTATTGCTGAGGAACATGCACTTGTTGTCAATGGAAAGCGTGTTTTCATCGTCTCAGATCGTAATCCAGCCAACCTACCTTGGAAAGAACTCGGTGTTGATATTGTGATTGAAGCGACAGGTAAATTTAATGCCCGTGACAAAGCTGCACTTCATCTTGAAGCTGGTGCTAAAAAGGTTATTATTTCCGCACCAGGTACTAATGAAGATGTAACCATCGTTTTAGGTGTGAATGATGACAAACTTAATATTGAAAAACATGCTATTATTTCGAATGCAAGTTGTACAACAAATTGCCTAGCGCCAGTAGCTAAAGTATTGAATGATGCATTTGGAATTGAAAACGGCTTGATGACGACTGTTCATGCGTTTACGAATGACCAGAAAAACTTGGACAATCCGCATAAGGACTTACGTCGTGCGCGTGCTTGTGCGCAGTCAATTATTCCAACTTCGACAGGCGCAGCGAAAGCGCTGTCATTGGTGCTCCCGGAGCTGGAAGGGAAAATTCATGGCTTAGCCTTGCGAGTGCCAACACCGAATGTGTCACTTGTTGACCTTGTTGTAGACGTTGAGAAAGATGTAACCGTCGACATGGTGAATGAGGCATTCCAGCAAGCGTCTGTTGGGGCAATGGCAGGCATCCTCCGTTTTACGACAGAACCGCTTGTATCTATTGATTTCAATACAACAACGGACTCCGCAATTATCGACGGCCTATCAACGATCGTCATGGGTAATCGGAAAATAAAAGTATTGGCTTGGTATGACAATGAGTGGGGGTACTCCGCCCGTGTAGTTGATCTAACAAAGAAAGTTGCTAAGGCATTGAAAACAGTCGTTAACGCATAA